One Helianthus annuus cultivar XRQ/B chromosome 7, HanXRQr2.0-SUNRISE, whole genome shotgun sequence genomic region harbors:
- the LOC110866871 gene encoding uncharacterized protein LOC110866871 — translation MNFLSVNIRGLGEGDKNKAGWIKNLKSENGIYFIALQEIQFSDVSDNGLREYEMKGRKFTYLNEIGNKHSKIDRVLVSHEFFSEWPVACLRALPRFLSDHCPLVLTCLDKNFGPKPFRCLNSWLERKDFDEVIQKACDNFVGVGESDVRLMKKLKEIREAIKVWKKEVLSKDGEMEMALKEELDILDEMSEGRELSEEEEWTKMECQKGIKDLEGYKIKDLKHRARARWDLEGDENSTFFHGYIKSRRAFNNILGLMIDGVWTTKPSLLKKEIMGFFKKAFEEKIKDRPKLTCHNVRRLSEVDAASLTTPFSKEEIKNAVFECGSDKALAPDGFNLKFVKSKGTTAVGCSSSFITLILKNKDPVGLRQYRTINLNGVISKTISKILANRLKRVIGTIISKNQTAFLRGRYILDSPLILNKIIA, via the exons ATGAATTTTCTCTCTGTTAACATTAGAGGTTTAGGGGAAGGGGATAAGAACAAAGCGGGGTGGATAAAAAACTTGAAAAGTGAGAATGGTATTTACTTCATCGCGTTGCAAGAAATCCAATTTAGTGACGTTTCAG ATAATGGGTTAAGAGAATATGAAATGAAAGGTAGGAAATTCACTTATCTCAATGAGATTGGTAACAAACATAGCAAGATTGATAGAGTCTTGGTCAGTCATGAATTCTTTTCGGAATGGCCCGTGGCTTGTCTTCGGGCGTTGCCTAGATTTCTCTCGGACCATTGCCCTCTTGTCTTGACTTGTTTGGATAAGAACTTTGGTCCAAAACCGTTTAGATGTCTCAACTCGTGGTTGGAGAGAAAAGATTTCGATGAGGTGATTCAAAAAGCGTGTGATAATTTTGTTGGGGTCGGGGAGTCAGATGTTCGTTTAATGAAAAAATTAAAGGAGATCAGGGAGGCTATTAAAGTTTGGAAAAAAGAGGTTCTATCCAAAGATGGGGAAATGGAAATGGCTCTTAAGGAAGAATTAGACATTTTGGATGAGATGTCGGAAGGGAGAGAATTATCAGAGGAGGAGGAATGGACCAAAATGGAATGCCAAAAAGGTATAAAGGATCTCGAAGGTTATAAAATTAAAGATCTTAAACATAGAGCTAGAGCTAGATGGGACTTGGAAGGCGATGAAAACTCTACGTTCTTTCATGGGTATATCAAAAGTAGAAGGGCTTTCAACAATATTCTGGGCCTTATGATTGACGGAGTGTGGACCACTAAACCTTCTTTGCTCAAAAAAGAAATAATGGGATTCTTCAAAAAAGCTTTCGAGGAAAAAATCAAAGATAGACCAAAACTCACATGTCATAATGTTAGGCGTCTTTCGGAGGTTGACGCGGCATCCCTGACGACTCCTTTTAGCAAAGAAGAAATAAAAAATGCGGTGTTTGAATGTGGGTCTGACAAAGCTCTAGCGCCGGACGGTTTCAACTTAAAATTCGTCAAAAG CAAAGGGACTACTGCGGTGGGATGTAGCTCTTCTTTCATAACCCTTATCCTTAAAAATAAAGATCCGGTGGGGCTGAGACAGTACAGAACGATCAACCTGAATGGTGTGATTAGCAAAACTATCTCCAAAATTCTAGCGAATCGCCTCAAAAGGGTCATAGGGACCATCATTTCGAAGAACCAAACGGCGTTTCTTAGAGGGAGGTACATTTTGGACAGTCCGTTAATTCTTAACAAAATAATTGCATAG
- the LOC110866870 gene encoding uncharacterized mitochondrial protein AtMg01250-like, with translation MGQMGFPVLWCKWIKGILTSARSSVLVNESPTFEFICSKGVRQGDPLSPFLFLLVMEALSSILGKARIVGLFKGIHTPNNGPVLSHLFFVDDALLMGEWDRVNVENMARCLRIFYLCPGLKINLQKSNIYGLGVGNSEVSVMAKVIGCKSDDIPLTYLGIRVGANMNSINNRYPVTD, from the coding sequence ATGGGGCAAATGGGGTTTCCAGTTTTATGGTGTAAATGGATTAAAGGGATCCTAACTTCGGCTAGGTCCTCGGTTCTTGTGAACGAGTCTCCTACGTTCGAATTTATATGCTCTAAAGGGGTCAGACAGGGAGACCCGTTATCGCCGTTTCTGTTCCTTTTGGTTATGGAAGCCCTTTCCAGTATTCTAGGCAAAGCTAGGATTGTAGGGCTTTTCAAAGGAATACATACCCCTAATAACGGTCCGGTCCTCTCGCATCTTTTTTTCGTTGATGATGCTCTTTTGATGGGGGAGTGGGATAGGGTTAATGTAGAGAACATGGCGAGATGCTTGAGAATCTTCTATCTATGTCCGGGTTTAAAAATCAACCTCCAAAAATCTAACATTTACGGGTTAGGGGTAGGTAATAGTGAAGTGTCTGTTATGGCTAAAGTGATTGGGTGTAAGTCGGATGATATCCCGCTTACTTACTTGGGGATAAGGGTGGGGGCTAATATGAACAGTATCAACAATAGGTATCCAGTGACTGACTGA